Proteins found in one Anopheles aquasalis chromosome 3, idAnoAquaMG_Q_19, whole genome shotgun sequence genomic segment:
- the LOC126575680 gene encoding uncharacterized protein LOC126575680 isoform X1, producing MERALRRYVKVHGYAVAMAALFFGCIFVASIVSADQLNRTPNECTCAAVEENEQEKKSQPSIFRSLCVLDAFFRTRPLEQLIFSIAWIVAGMIFLLGLICERKEAIFPFATMFLVEWSLLLVQMIGKVDHRGITELLLSAEAAVFLLVPLYVGYTLVILYRVFDNRYKEEEDDLEQQATRLPVKFFFGDEPDDSYS from the exons ATGGAACGGGCACTGAGGCGTTATGTGAAAGTCCACGGGTATGCCGTCGCCATGGCTGCCCTATTTTTTGGGTGCATCTTTGTGGCCAGCATTGTCAGTGCGGACCAGCTGAACCGCACGCCGAACGAATGTACGTGCGCTGCGGTTGAGGAGAatgaacaggaaaaaaaatcccaaccCTCAATTTTTCGCTCTCTGTGCGTTCTAGATGCGTTCTTTCGAACGCGACCACTCGAACAGCTGATCTTCTCGATCGCCTGGATCGTGGCCGGGATGATCTTTCTGCTGGGATTGATCTGCGAGCGGAAGGAGGCGATCTTCCCATTCGCCACGATGTTCCTGGTCGAGTGGAGCCTGTTACTGGTGCAGATGATTGGAAAGGTGGATCATCGGGGTATcactgagctgctgctgtccgctgAAGCTGCTGTCTTTCTCC TGGTGCCCCTGTACGTTGGCTACACGCTCGTCATCCTGTACCGCGTGTTCGACAATCGgtacaaggaggaggaggacgatctCGAACAGCAGGCTACCCGATTGCCAGTGAAGTTTTTCTTCGGTGACGAACCCGATGATTCGTACAGCTAG
- the LOC126575680 gene encoding uncharacterized protein LOC126575680 isoform X2: protein MERALRRYVKVHGYAVAMAALFFGCIFVASIVSADQLNRTPNEYAFFRTRPLEQLIFSIAWIVAGMIFLLGLICERKEAIFPFATMFLVEWSLLLVQMIGKVDHRGITELLLSAEAAVFLLVPLYVGYTLVILYRVFDNRYKEEEDDLEQQATRLPVKFFFGDEPDDSYS, encoded by the exons ATGGAACGGGCACTGAGGCGTTATGTGAAAGTCCACGGGTATGCCGTCGCCATGGCTGCCCTATTTTTTGGGTGCATCTTTGTGGCCAGCATTGTCAGTGCGGACCAGCTGAACCGCACGCCGAACGAAT ATGCGTTCTTTCGAACGCGACCACTCGAACAGCTGATCTTCTCGATCGCCTGGATCGTGGCCGGGATGATCTTTCTGCTGGGATTGATCTGCGAGCGGAAGGAGGCGATCTTCCCATTCGCCACGATGTTCCTGGTCGAGTGGAGCCTGTTACTGGTGCAGATGATTGGAAAGGTGGATCATCGGGGTATcactgagctgctgctgtccgctgAAGCTGCTGTCTTTCTCC TGGTGCCCCTGTACGTTGGCTACACGCTCGTCATCCTGTACCGCGTGTTCGACAATCGgtacaaggaggaggaggacgatctCGAACAGCAGGCTACCCGATTGCCAGTGAAGTTTTTCTTCGGTGACGAACCCGATGATTCGTACAGCTAG
- the LOC126575684 gene encoding uncharacterized protein LOC126575684 isoform X2, giving the protein MDKYLRWFIKYQVYTIVLFTTLLITFVTPALAYRNTGNFEDLRLSGVPAVMFASGWFAATVFLIVAIHKEVKRFIYPYAFMLGLDLVLLFLRELYLVVIGEAETDLWSLKLVLFLLIVPYVSASLFALHRLYTVDPRHTPHNEGFVRFNRDEASTETQATPQPAV; this is encoded by the exons ATGGATAAGTATCTGCGATGGTTCATCAAGTACCAGGTTTACACGATCGTGCTGTTCACCACGCTGCTGATCACCTTTGTGACACCGGCACTGGCCTACCGCAATACGGGCAATT TCGAGGATCTGCGATTGAGCGGCGTCCCAGCGGTAATGTTCGCTAGCGGTTGGTTCGCCGCCACCGTGTTTCTCATCGTGGCCATACACAAG GAAGTGAAGCGCTTCATCTACCCGTACGCCTTCATGCTGGGTCTTGAtctcgtgctgctgtttctaCGCGAGCTGTACCTGGTGGTGATCGGAGAAGCAGAGACAGATCTGTGGAGCCTCAAGCTAGTCTTGTTTCTATTGA TTGTACCATACGTTTCTGCTAGCCTCTTTGCCCTTCATCGATTGTACACCGTAGATCCGCGCCACACACCGCACAACGAAGGATTTGTGCGCTTCAATCGAGATGAAGCATCCACTGAAACGCAAGCAACTCCTCAACCGGCCGTCTGA
- the LOC126575684 gene encoding uncharacterized protein LOC126575684 isoform X1 — protein sequence MDKYLRWFIKYQVYTIVLFTTLLITFVTPALAYRNTGNYALPTPVEDLRLSGVPAVMFASGWFAATVFLIVAIHKEVKRFIYPYAFMLGLDLVLLFLRELYLVVIGEAETDLWSLKLVLFLLIVPYVSASLFALHRLYTVDPRHTPHNEGFVRFNRDEASTETQATPQPAV from the exons ATGGATAAGTATCTGCGATGGTTCATCAAGTACCAGGTTTACACGATCGTGCTGTTCACCACGCTGCTGATCACCTTTGTGACACCGGCACTGGCCTACCGCAATACGGGCAATT atgctcTGCCTACCCCAGTCGAGGATCTGCGATTGAGCGGCGTCCCAGCGGTAATGTTCGCTAGCGGTTGGTTCGCCGCCACCGTGTTTCTCATCGTGGCCATACACAAG GAAGTGAAGCGCTTCATCTACCCGTACGCCTTCATGCTGGGTCTTGAtctcgtgctgctgtttctaCGCGAGCTGTACCTGGTGGTGATCGGAGAAGCAGAGACAGATCTGTGGAGCCTCAAGCTAGTCTTGTTTCTATTGA TTGTACCATACGTTTCTGCTAGCCTCTTTGCCCTTCATCGATTGTACACCGTAGATCCGCGCCACACACCGCACAACGAAGGATTTGTGCGCTTCAATCGAGATGAAGCATCCACTGAAACGCAAGCAACTCCTCAACCGGCCGTCTGA
- the LOC126575682 gene encoding uncharacterized protein LOC126575682, translated as MERYLRFYIKFQGYMIGMITLLFSVIVTFFIHKESQSYTYPMEYYYNFRFMGHTPLVLGIIWFVVAVAFIYGVYTESKQLLFPYALMYLIDLFLIAIRDVIMIWHEQRWYSMVFTNFPAAVAVLYVSCYLMMTLIALSRLFSSDPKSLQGTNFARFSNGISNPIALGDEAVLVEA; from the exons ATGGAGCGCTACCTACGGTTCTACATTAAGTTTCAGGGTTACATGATTGGCATGATAACGCTGCTGTTTTCAGTGATAGTAACGTTCTTCATACATAAGGAATCTCAATCCTACACCTATCCAATGGAGTACT ATTACAACTTTCGCTTCATGGGTCACACACCGTTGGTGCTCGGCATCATCTGGTTCGTGGTCGCTGTCGCGTTCATCTACGGTGTGTACACCGAATCGAAGCAGTTACTGTTCCCGTACGCCCTGATGTACCTGATCGATCTGTTCCTGATCGCCATCCGTGATGTCATCATGATTTGGCACGAGCAGCGCTGGTACTCGATGGTATTTACGAACTTCCCTGCTGCCGTGGCCGTACTGT ACGTGTCCTGTTATCTTATGATGACACTGATCGCCCTGTCACGGTTGTTTAGCAGCGATCCGAAGTCGCTACAGGGTACCAACTTTGCCCGATTCAGCAACGGAATCTCCAATCCGATCGCCCTCGGTGACGAGGCGGTGCTGGTCGAAGCGTGA